One Edaphobacter flagellatus genomic region harbors:
- the metG gene encoding methionine--tRNA ligase subunit beta has translation MSEAQKKFYVTTPIYYVNARPHIGHAYTTIAADVIARRQRLLLGTDEHDQPNVWFLTGTDEHGQKVQRSAQAAGITPQQFTDEVSAQFRSLWQRMGITNNDYIRTTEPRHVHGVQKLFNQLYERGHIYLDTYTGQYSVGEEMFVDGPPGTIGPDGKPTETVTEENFYFRLSAFQAQLIDLIESGEFAIEPETRRNEVLSFVRGNISTTTEGVIPSGAQSAEPRNPRISPEAAQASPESNLAYSAKGTPYIPGALKDLSISRSSFDWGIPVPEPAASTTQKKHVIYVWLDALANYMTAIGYGSDKPEDIAKLEKFWPADIHLVGKEIIRFHCVYWPAFLLAAGLPLPKKVQAHGWLLFEESKMSKSRGNIVRAETILDAFGSLKPKPTDGPGPELNDDYWKHEQDLFGADVLRYFLLREIPFGQDGSFSFDALVQRYNADLANGYGNLVSRTLKMISDNFSGSIPAHEDWSTVTIQIVDRIRTGGSVGQIDPNTFHTISDTELSRFAKALCVYYEKGFEILKFSQPVDFEEGRRTLIHENRIERDTLSVLDSIFLLIQQADGYISKNEPWKLAKRGSEEDKHQLSEILYNAAESIRIITALLYPILPYATAKVWEQLGLGDIEEAARNGELTNLQWGGLKPGTKLGALGPIFPRAPKELIQQMTDAENPTTPIPSKLVDEKIGHVTPAPADSAHPGAAPRTSELPAENPGAQVGASSAPVAELPKPPASHAEAPASGLFAAAATSSTSDTPQIAIDDFVKIDLRVARVLVAERIPKADKLLRLEVDLGYEKRQILSGIAQWYTPEELIGRRIIIVANLAPRKMRGLESHGMLLAASHGEDGKPILATFAESDEIALGSRLK, from the coding sequence ATGTCCGAAGCGCAGAAAAAGTTCTACGTCACCACGCCGATCTATTACGTCAACGCGCGCCCCCACATCGGCCACGCCTACACCACCATCGCGGCCGACGTCATCGCCCGCCGCCAGCGCCTCCTCCTCGGCACGGACGAGCATGACCAGCCCAACGTCTGGTTCCTCACCGGCACCGACGAGCACGGCCAGAAGGTCCAGCGCTCCGCTCAGGCCGCCGGCATCACGCCGCAGCAGTTCACTGACGAAGTCTCCGCCCAGTTCCGCTCCCTCTGGCAGCGCATGGGCATCACCAACAACGACTACATCCGCACTACAGAGCCGCGCCACGTCCACGGCGTCCAGAAGCTCTTCAACCAGCTTTACGAGCGCGGCCACATCTACCTCGATACCTACACCGGCCAGTACTCCGTAGGCGAGGAGATGTTCGTCGACGGCCCCCCCGGCACCATCGGCCCCGACGGCAAACCCACCGAAACGGTCACCGAAGAAAACTTCTACTTCCGCCTCAGCGCCTTCCAGGCCCAGCTCATCGACCTCATCGAGTCCGGCGAGTTCGCCATCGAACCCGAGACCCGCCGCAACGAAGTCCTAAGCTTCGTCCGCGGCAACATCTCTACCACCACTGAGGGTGTCATTCCGAGCGGAGCGCAAAGCGCGGAGCCGAGGAACCCCCGCATTTCGCCCGAAGCGGCACAAGCCTCTCCGGAGAGCAACCTCGCGTACTCTGCCAAGGGCACCCCCTACATCCCAGGAGCCCTCAAAGACCTCTCCATCTCGCGCAGCTCCTTCGACTGGGGCATCCCCGTCCCCGAGCCCGCTGCCAGCACCACACAAAAGAAGCACGTCATTTACGTCTGGCTCGACGCACTCGCCAACTACATGACCGCCATCGGCTACGGCAGCGACAAACCGGAAGACATCGCCAAACTCGAAAAATTCTGGCCCGCCGACATCCACCTCGTCGGCAAGGAGATCATCCGCTTCCACTGCGTCTACTGGCCCGCCTTCCTCCTCGCCGCCGGCCTCCCACTCCCAAAGAAGGTCCAAGCCCATGGCTGGCTCCTCTTCGAAGAATCGAAGATGTCCAAATCCCGCGGCAACATCGTCCGCGCCGAAACCATCCTCGACGCCTTCGGCTCACTCAAGCCCAAGCCCACCGACGGCCCCGGCCCCGAGCTGAACGACGACTACTGGAAGCACGAGCAGGACCTCTTCGGCGCCGACGTCCTCCGCTACTTCCTCCTCCGCGAAATCCCCTTCGGACAGGACGGCAGCTTCTCCTTCGACGCCCTCGTCCAGCGCTATAACGCCGATCTCGCAAACGGCTACGGCAACCTCGTCAGCCGCACTTTGAAGATGATCTCCGACAATTTCTCCGGCAGCATTCCTGCTCACGAAGATTGGTCGACTGTGACAATCCAAATTGTCGATCGCATACGAACGGGTGGGAGCGTCGGCCAAATTGATCCGAATACTTTTCACACTATTTCGGATACGGAATTGTCTCGTTTTGCAAAAGCGTTGTGCGTGTACTACGAAAAAGGTTTCGAGATTTTGAAGTTCTCGCAACCGGTCGATTTCGAGGAAGGTAGGAGAACATTAATTCACGAAAACAGAATCGAGCGGGACACGCTGAGCGTTTTGGACTCTATATTTCTGCTCATTCAGCAGGCTGACGGGTACATCTCCAAGAATGAACCATGGAAATTAGCAAAGCGTGGCTCTGAAGAAGATAAACATCAACTATCTGAAATTCTTTATAACGCCGCCGAGTCCATCCGCATCATCACCGCACTCCTCTACCCCATCCTCCCCTACGCCACCGCGAAGGTCTGGGAACAACTAGGCCTCGGAGACATCGAAGAAGCCGCACGCAACGGCGAACTCACCAATCTCCAATGGGGAGGCCTCAAGCCCGGCACAAAACTCGGCGCTCTCGGCCCCATCTTCCCCCGTGCACCCAAGGAACTCATTCAGCAAATGACCGACGCAGAAAACCCCACCACTCCCATACCATCGAAGCTCGTCGACGAAAAGATCGGCCACGTCACCCCTGCGCCTGCCGACTCCGCACATCCAGGAGCCGCCCCACGCACCAGCGAGCTGCCCGCAGAAAATCCCGGAGCGCAGGTCGGTGCTTCCTCCGCACCAGTCGCAGAGCTGCCCAAGCCCCCCGCTTCGCATGCCGAGGCTCCCGCCTCCGGCCTCTTCGCCGCAGCCGCCACCTCCTCCACATCGGACACACCACAGATCGCCATCGACGACTTCGTCAAGATCGATCTCCGCGTCGCCCGTGTCCTCGTCGCCGAGCGCATCCCCAAGGCCGACAAGCTCCTCCGCCTCGAGGTCGATCTCGGCTACGAAAAGCGCCAGATCCTCTCCGGCATCGCGCAGTGGTACACACCCGAAGAACTCATCGGACGCCGCATCATCATCGTCGCCAACCTCGCCCCCCGCAAGATGCGCGGCCTCGAGTCGCACGGCATGCTCCTCGCCGCCTCGCACGGTGAAGACGGCAAACCCATCCTCGCCACCTTCGCCGAAAGCGACGAGATTGCCCTCGGCTCACGCCTGAAATAA
- a CDS encoding ArsR/SmtB family transcription factor: MPIFLPKEPLKKELLLTAVLYALSDEIRLGIVRQLAAKGEQPCGVFEVDRPKSSLSHHFRVLRESGVVSTRKDGKLLMNTLRREDLDARFPGLLKAVLK, from the coding sequence ATGCCGATATTTTTGCCGAAGGAGCCACTGAAGAAAGAGCTGCTGCTAACCGCTGTGCTTTACGCGCTGAGCGATGAGATCCGTTTAGGAATCGTGCGTCAGCTTGCGGCGAAGGGGGAGCAGCCGTGCGGTGTGTTTGAGGTGGACAGACCGAAGTCTTCGCTGTCGCATCACTTTCGTGTGCTGAGAGAGTCAGGGGTGGTGTCGACGCGCAAGGATGGAAAGCTGCTGATGAACACGTTACGACGTGAGGACCTGGATGCGCGGTTTCCGGGGTTGTTGAAGGCCGTGTTGAAATGA
- a CDS encoding zinc-dependent alcohol dehydrogenase family protein, which yields MKAWQLTSFGRENLKLNDISQPTPGPGEALVRIASVSLNYRDKLLSDGTYNPHLQFPITQVADAVGEVVALGPNTTRFQVGDRVVTSYCTRWIDGAPTSKESLYTLGNVIPGALAEYLVLTENALALAPSYLTNDEAAALPCAGLTAWYALVEKGGLTAGQTVLIQGTGGVSLFGLQIASALGANVIVTSSSDDKLARAKALGAHHTINYKTHPEWEDEALALTNKEGVDHILEVVGGPNLARSIKAIKPEGQISIIGIIEGFDATIPLFSVIKQQALIRGISVGPLRALERMLKKFDELELRPVIDSVYSFADAPKAYERLEQGAFGKIVIRVHE from the coding sequence ATGAAAGCATGGCAGCTGACCTCCTTCGGTCGAGAAAATCTCAAACTGAACGACATCTCCCAGCCCACACCCGGTCCCGGCGAGGCCCTCGTTCGCATCGCGTCCGTCTCGCTCAACTACCGCGACAAGCTTCTCTCCGACGGCACCTACAATCCGCACCTCCAGTTCCCCATCACGCAGGTAGCCGACGCCGTCGGTGAAGTCGTCGCCCTCGGCCCCAATACCACCCGCTTCCAAGTCGGCGACCGCGTCGTCACCAGCTACTGCACGCGCTGGATCGACGGCGCTCCCACATCGAAGGAGAGCCTCTACACCCTCGGCAACGTCATCCCTGGAGCACTCGCCGAATACCTCGTCCTCACCGAGAACGCGCTCGCCCTCGCACCCTCTTACCTCACCAACGACGAGGCCGCGGCCCTTCCCTGCGCCGGTCTCACCGCCTGGTACGCTCTCGTCGAAAAGGGCGGCCTCACTGCAGGACAAACCGTCCTCATCCAGGGCACCGGAGGCGTCTCTCTCTTCGGCCTCCAGATCGCATCCGCACTTGGAGCCAACGTCATCGTCACCTCATCCAGTGACGACAAACTGGCCCGCGCCAAAGCTCTCGGCGCGCATCACACCATCAACTACAAGACTCATCCCGAATGGGAAGATGAAGCCCTCGCCCTCACCAACAAGGAAGGCGTCGATCACATCCTCGAAGTCGTCGGCGGACCCAACCTCGCCCGCTCCATCAAAGCCATCAAGCCTGAAGGACAGATCTCCATCATCGGCATCATCGAAGGCTTCGACGCCACCATTCCGCTCTTCTCCGTCATCAAGCAACAGGCACTCATCCGCGGCATCTCCGTCGGCCCGCTCCGCGCTCTCGAACGCATGCTCAAAAAGTTCGACGAGCTCGAGCTGCGCCCCGTCATCGACTCCGTCTACTCCTTCGCCGACGCACCCAAAGCCTACGAACGCCTCGAACAGGGAGCCTTCGGCAAGATCGTCATCCGCGTTCACGAATAA
- a CDS encoding cupin domain-containing protein, translated as MKNLSRRDLCVALSALAAVGSVSSEAQAPGGPGEKVLSRSMTWPFDSLPVKRNANGGAGRAVVQGVLATGEAVEIHETTLPPGQMPHPAHKHRHSEFMFIREGELEFDNDGTKERVGPGGVIFAASNVMHGLKNVGSTPANYFVIAIGRESGVTPVSK; from the coding sequence ATGAAAAATCTTAGCCGTCGTGATCTTTGTGTAGCCCTTTCGGCCCTCGCGGCTGTGGGGAGTGTGTCGTCGGAGGCGCAGGCTCCGGGAGGGCCAGGGGAGAAGGTGCTTTCGAGGTCGATGACCTGGCCGTTCGATTCGTTGCCGGTAAAGCGTAACGCCAATGGCGGAGCCGGCCGGGCCGTGGTGCAGGGGGTTCTGGCGACGGGGGAGGCGGTCGAGATTCACGAGACGACGCTGCCTCCAGGGCAGATGCCGCATCCGGCGCACAAGCATCGTCACTCGGAGTTCATGTTTATCCGCGAGGGGGAGCTGGAGTTCGACAACGATGGGACGAAGGAGAGAGTGGGCCCGGGCGGTGTGATCTTTGCGGCTTCGAATGTGATGCACGGGCTGAAGAATGTGGGGTCGACGCCGGCGAATTATTTTGTGATCGCGATTGGACGAGAGTCGGGTGTGACTCCGGTTTCGAAGTAA
- a CDS encoding TatD family hydrolase produces the protein MLIDSHAHLDFYTSHPAERDEVLARAYDAGVKTILAIGIGQNPAEMHLALDLANTVTGDRQPRIFASAGIHPEQAHNATHESLAELTRLASQPRCIAIGEIGLDYYHLENPDIETQKKAFIAQMKIAASLNKPILIHCRTSELATPKAKEKYGPADAWADTIALIEEHFKPSGLPGIMHCFSGNVEDARRSLDLGFYLSFAGNLTYPKAQQIRDAAAFAPIDRILVETDAPFLAPIPFRGQRNEPAYVAHTAAAVAQLRGISSDELAARTTENFHRLFPSTRSVEA, from the coding sequence ATGCTCATCGACTCACACGCACACCTCGATTTCTACACCTCACATCCCGCCGAGCGCGATGAAGTCCTCGCCCGCGCCTACGACGCTGGCGTCAAGACCATCCTCGCTATCGGCATCGGCCAGAATCCTGCCGAGATGCATCTAGCGCTCGACCTCGCCAATACCGTCACCGGCGACCGCCAGCCGCGCATCTTCGCCTCCGCTGGCATCCACCCCGAGCAAGCCCACAATGCCACACACGAGTCCCTCGCCGAGCTCACCCGCCTCGCCTCGCAGCCCCGCTGCATCGCCATTGGCGAAATCGGCCTCGACTACTACCACCTCGAAAACCCCGACATCGAGACCCAGAAAAAAGCCTTCATCGCCCAGATGAAGATCGCCGCCAGCCTCAACAAGCCGATCCTCATCCACTGCCGCACCTCCGAGCTGGCCACCCCCAAAGCAAAAGAGAAATACGGCCCCGCCGACGCCTGGGCCGATACCATCGCCCTCATCGAAGAGCACTTCAAGCCCTCCGGACTCCCCGGCATCATGCACTGCTTCTCCGGCAACGTCGAAGACGCCCGCCGTTCGCTCGACCTCGGCTTCTACCTCTCCTTCGCCGGAAACCTGACCTATCCAAAAGCCCAGCAAATCCGCGACGCAGCCGCCTTCGCCCCTATCGACCGCATCCTCGTCGAAACCGACGCGCCCTTCCTCGCACCCATTCCCTTCCGCGGCCAGCGCAACGAGCCCGCCTACGTCGCCCACACCGCAGCAGCCGTCGCCCAACTGCGAGGCATCTCCTCTGACGAACTGGCTGCCAGAACCACAGAAAACTTCCATCGCCTCTTCCCCTCAACCAGGTCCGTCGAAGCCTGA
- a CDS encoding YajQ family cyclic di-GMP-binding protein, with product MASDNSFDVVSKVEIQEVKNAIDQASKEVHARFDLKDSKSSIELQGQDTIQLASQDEYKLKAVIEILSQKLVKRGVSLKNIEYEKIEPAANSSVRQKIKLKQGVNSDAAKKIVAMIKDSKLKAQASIQGDTVRVVSKDRDILQQIMGKLRAGDFGVELQFTNYRSN from the coding sequence ATGGCATCCGACAATAGCTTCGACGTCGTCAGCAAAGTAGAGATTCAAGAGGTCAAAAACGCAATCGATCAGGCCAGCAAAGAGGTTCACGCCCGCTTCGATCTCAAGGACTCCAAGTCCTCCATCGAGCTTCAGGGCCAGGACACCATCCAGCTCGCCTCGCAGGACGAGTACAAGCTCAAGGCCGTGATCGAGATCCTCTCGCAGAAACTGGTCAAGCGCGGCGTCTCGCTCAAGAACATCGAGTACGAAAAGATCGAGCCCGCCGCCAACTCCTCCGTCCGTCAGAAGATCAAGCTGAAGCAAGGCGTCAACTCCGACGCCGCCAAAAAGATTGTCGCTATGATTAAGGACTCCAAGCTCAAGGCCCAGGCCTCCATTCAGGGCGACACCGTCCGCGTCGTCTCCAAGGATCGCGACATCCTGCAGCAGATCATGGGTAAACTTCGCGCAGGCGACTTCGGTGTAGAGCTCCAGTTCACCAACTACCGCTCCAACTAA
- a CDS encoding polyprenyl synthetase family protein has protein sequence MSAISIATASEVFDLLRDDLAAIEQEFTKESASGVAVITDIARYLIAGGGKRIRPLLLLLAAKALGNDNHSRIRMGAVVEMLHTATLVHDDIIDEADTRRGRPSSNTTWGNSKCVLAGDWLYMQAFSAALEERNFHVLDLLISLTQQMVEGELLQIEKLGRLINEEEYFDLIYRKTACLFKVSMQLGAAITPHSFGPPDEIEAGLGEYGRNLGLAFQIVDDVLDLTATEEVLGKPVASDLREGKATLAVIHALERGTGADREAIRTVLSDRSFAHVTHAHIIEILKRHGSIEYAMDTACAYAEAARQSVADLPPSEAKRALLWVPGFVTSRDR, from the coding sequence GTGAGCGCTATCTCCATTGCGACCGCCTCCGAGGTCTTCGACCTCCTCCGTGACGACCTCGCTGCTATCGAGCAGGAGTTCACGAAGGAATCCGCCTCAGGCGTCGCTGTGATCACCGACATCGCCCGGTATCTTATCGCCGGTGGCGGAAAGCGCATTCGCCCGCTGCTTCTGCTGCTGGCAGCCAAAGCTCTCGGCAACGATAACCACAGCCGCATCCGCATGGGCGCCGTCGTCGAGATGCTGCACACAGCGACTCTCGTCCACGACGACATCATCGACGAGGCCGACACGCGCCGCGGCCGCCCATCGTCGAACACAACTTGGGGAAATTCAAAGTGCGTCCTCGCCGGCGACTGGCTCTACATGCAGGCCTTCTCCGCCGCACTGGAGGAACGCAACTTTCACGTTCTCGACCTTCTCATCTCGCTTACCCAGCAGATGGTCGAAGGCGAACTGCTGCAGATCGAAAAGCTCGGCCGCCTGATCAACGAAGAAGAATACTTCGACCTGATCTATCGCAAGACTGCCTGCCTCTTCAAGGTATCGATGCAGCTCGGTGCAGCGATCACGCCGCACAGCTTCGGCCCTCCGGACGAGATCGAAGCCGGACTCGGCGAATACGGCCGCAACCTCGGCCTCGCCTTCCAGATCGTCGACGACGTGCTCGACCTCACCGCCACCGAAGAGGTCCTTGGCAAGCCCGTCGCCAGCGACCTGCGTGAAGGCAAGGCCACGCTCGCCGTCATCCACGCTCTCGAGCGTGGCACCGGAGCCGACCGCGAAGCCATCCGCACCGTCCTCAGCGATCGCAGCTTCGCCCACGTCACGCACGCGCATATCATTGAGATCCTCAAGCGCCACGGTTCCATCGAATACGCCATGGACACAGCATGCGCCTACGCAGAAGCCGCCCGCCAGTCCGTCGCAGACCTGCCTCCCTCCGAGGCAAAACGAGCCCTCCTCTGGGTTCCCGGCTTCGTCACCTCTCGCGACCGATAG
- a CDS encoding VWA domain-containing protein, producing MRWLLTVVLLSVISGTLCAQNTSNTGSTLHTGTRLVVVPVLVQSATKEVVYSLHADDFLLTDKGVPQKVSLDEANKQPLSLVVLMQTGSAAVREFDKYRGLETMLASILGGTPNQVAIVNFDSKPEAASPFTSDIAQWTDAIDHPDPGDSGAAIMDALKFGLDLLAKQPANHRRVILLISQPQDSGSKTTAKEIARITGETNTAIYSITFTPQITRLKGAIKEGGHPHPPVTVGNGSYVAYFELTEPLQLMKDAIRKDVAAEAATLSGGEAIRFENRQQLADVVASIGNHIRYRYMLTFTPSPADLGFHPIRVSLIHYPELTVSARSSYWLTDSENSK from the coding sequence GTGCGCTGGCTTCTCACGGTCGTCTTGCTGTCTGTGATTTCCGGAACACTCTGCGCACAGAACACTTCGAATACCGGCAGTACACTCCATACTGGAACCAGATTGGTCGTCGTTCCTGTACTGGTTCAAAGCGCAACGAAAGAAGTTGTCTATTCGCTCCACGCGGACGATTTTCTTCTGACGGATAAAGGCGTTCCCCAAAAAGTCTCGCTCGACGAAGCCAACAAACAGCCTCTCTCACTGGTTGTGCTGATGCAGACCGGCAGCGCAGCAGTGCGGGAGTTCGATAAATACCGCGGCCTGGAAACCATGCTCGCATCCATACTCGGCGGAACTCCCAACCAGGTCGCCATCGTCAACTTCGACAGCAAGCCCGAAGCAGCATCGCCGTTCACCTCCGATATCGCGCAATGGACTGACGCGATCGATCATCCTGACCCCGGCGACAGTGGAGCGGCGATCATGGACGCTCTCAAGTTCGGGTTGGATTTGCTCGCAAAACAACCTGCAAATCATCGCAGGGTAATCCTGCTCATCTCGCAGCCACAGGACTCTGGAAGCAAGACAACGGCAAAAGAGATCGCGCGGATTACCGGTGAGACGAATACCGCGATCTACTCCATAACCTTTACGCCACAGATCACAAGACTTAAAGGCGCCATAAAGGAGGGGGGACATCCACATCCGCCAGTAACTGTCGGTAACGGATCGTACGTCGCGTACTTTGAACTCACTGAGCCGCTTCAATTGATGAAGGATGCAATACGAAAAGATGTCGCAGCTGAAGCAGCCACGCTCTCAGGCGGCGAAGCGATCCGTTTTGAAAACCGGCAGCAGTTGGCCGATGTTGTTGCCAGCATAGGCAATCACATTCGATACCGCTATATGCTCACTTTCACGCCGTCGCCGGCAGATCTCGGTTTCCATCCGATTCGCGTCAGCCTGATTCACTATCCGGAACTTACCGTGTCGGCAAGGAGCAGCTATTGGTTAACGGATTCAGAAAATTCGAAGTAG
- the xseB gene encoding exodeoxyribonuclease VII small subunit, which translates to MANFEQRLADLEAVVERLEEGGLPLDEAVRLFEEGMKLSESCKKELSDAEGRVQVLIERAGGKMKTQELVVETDDDEAEEDEE; encoded by the coding sequence ATGGCGAACTTTGAGCAGCGGTTGGCCGATCTTGAAGCCGTGGTGGAGCGGCTGGAAGAGGGTGGTCTGCCACTCGATGAGGCTGTGCGTTTGTTCGAAGAGGGCATGAAGCTCTCGGAGTCGTGCAAAAAAGAGCTTAGTGATGCCGAAGGTAGAGTCCAGGTTCTCATCGAACGTGCCGGGGGAAAGATGAAGACTCAGGAGCTCGTTGTTGAGACGGACGATGATGAGGCTGAAGAAGATGAGGAGTAG
- a CDS encoding bifunctional homocysteine S-methyltransferase/methylenetetrahydrofolate reductase → MGARFESSGKNAAGVRRLFAGIPVLCDGAMGTMLYARGVFINRCYDELNLTQPEMVRTIHQEYLQAGAEVIETNTFGANAYRLEHFGLRDKVHEINIAGAKLARESVNQIREKQATEAFVAGAIGPLGVRLEPLGKVGLDEAREAFAEQIRALVYGGPGVGVDLLSIETMTSLVEAEQAVAAAREVAPEVPVIVMMTVDEEGNCLDGTSPEAAAERLTATGADAIGCNCSSGPVTVLSVIERMRPRTTLPLAAMPNAGIPRAVEGRTIYLTSPEYMASFTRKLVKAGASLVGGCCGTTPSYTRAMKSALRAMDAMDSGAQVMERRSESPAVSKIAPPPLAERSKLGAMIAAGEFVSMVEIVPPKGIDCSKEIEGAALLHKLGVDVINVPDSPRASARMSAQSLCVQIQQHVGIETVLHYTCRDRNVLSIQSDLLGASSIGLKNILCLTGDPPKLGNYPDATAVFDVDAIGLVNIVHNLNCGLDIGKNSIGASTGFTISVAANPGVPDIDQEVRRFAYKVEAGAEFAITQPVFDLRVLEEFLRKIEGFRIPIIAGIWPLTSLRNAEFMKNDLRVSMPDEIMARMAATTSPEAARAEGVKIAQEMLAEARPMVQGVQVSAPFGKYTAAAQVLGLAESVGV, encoded by the coding sequence ATGGGCGCGAGATTCGAGAGCTCTGGCAAGAATGCGGCAGGCGTAAGGCGACTATTCGCAGGGATTCCGGTGTTATGCGATGGCGCCATGGGTACCATGCTTTACGCCCGTGGAGTCTTTATCAACCGCTGCTACGACGAGCTGAACCTCACCCAGCCGGAGATGGTGCGCACCATCCACCAGGAGTATCTGCAGGCCGGTGCCGAGGTGATCGAGACCAATACCTTTGGCGCGAACGCCTATCGTCTCGAACATTTTGGTTTGCGCGATAAGGTGCATGAAATCAATATCGCCGGCGCAAAACTAGCTCGCGAGTCTGTCAATCAGATTCGGGAGAAGCAAGCTACGGAAGCCTTCGTCGCTGGGGCCATAGGCCCACTCGGAGTGCGGCTGGAGCCGCTGGGCAAAGTCGGCCTCGACGAAGCTCGCGAGGCATTTGCCGAACAGATCCGCGCGCTGGTTTATGGCGGCCCGGGAGTCGGTGTCGATCTGCTCAGCATCGAGACCATGACCTCGTTGGTCGAAGCAGAGCAGGCTGTCGCCGCCGCTCGTGAGGTTGCGCCCGAGGTGCCCGTGATTGTAATGATGACGGTCGACGAGGAGGGCAACTGTCTCGACGGTACCTCGCCTGAAGCAGCAGCCGAACGACTGACAGCCACAGGTGCGGACGCTATAGGCTGCAACTGCAGTTCGGGGCCCGTTACTGTTCTCAGCGTGATCGAGCGGATGCGTCCGCGGACGACCCTTCCTCTGGCTGCAATGCCGAATGCCGGTATTCCACGGGCGGTAGAGGGCCGAACGATCTATCTGACGTCACCCGAGTACATGGCCAGTTTTACCCGCAAGCTGGTGAAGGCTGGTGCGTCACTGGTGGGCGGCTGTTGCGGAACGACTCCCAGCTATACGCGCGCGATGAAGAGCGCACTACGCGCAATGGATGCGATGGACAGTGGGGCGCAGGTGATGGAACGCAGGAGCGAATCGCCTGCTGTGAGCAAGATTGCTCCGCCGCCACTGGCGGAGCGCTCGAAGCTGGGTGCGATGATCGCGGCAGGGGAGTTCGTCTCGATGGTGGAGATCGTTCCGCCGAAGGGAATCGACTGCTCGAAGGAGATCGAAGGCGCGGCACTTCTGCATAAACTAGGTGTCGATGTCATCAACGTGCCCGACTCACCACGCGCGAGTGCACGGATGAGCGCACAGAGTCTCTGCGTACAGATTCAGCAGCACGTCGGCATCGAGACGGTTCTGCACTACACGTGCCGCGATAGAAACGTTCTAAGCATTCAGAGCGATCTGCTCGGAGCATCCTCCATCGGACTGAAGAACATCCTGTGCCTGACGGGCGATCCACCGAAGCTGGGCAACTACCCCGATGCAACGGCGGTCTTTGATGTGGATGCGATCGGGCTGGTGAACATCGTCCACAACCTTAACTGCGGGCTTGATATCGGTAAGAATTCGATTGGTGCTTCGACTGGATTCACGATCTCGGTGGCCGCCAATCCCGGTGTCCCCGATATCGATCAGGAGGTGCGCCGCTTCGCCTACAAGGTCGAGGCAGGCGCAGAGTTTGCCATTACGCAGCCGGTCTTCGATCTGCGCGTGCTCGAGGAGTTTTTGCGCAAAATAGAAGGCTTCCGCATCCCTATTATTGCGGGCATCTGGCCGTTGACCAGCTTGCGCAATGCTGAGTTTATGAAGAACGACCTGCGCGTCAGCATGCCGGACGAGATCATGGCACGGATGGCGGCAACGACATCACCCGAAGCCGCACGTGCTGAGGGTGTGAAGATTGCGCAGGAGATGCTGGCCGAGGCGCGACCGATGGTGCAGGGCGTCCAGGTGAGTGCTCCCTTTGGAAAGTACACAGCGGCGGCGCAGGTGTTGGGGCTTGCGGAAAGCGTGGGTGTCTAA
- the bshB1 gene encoding bacillithiol biosynthesis deacetylase BshB1, with translation MDILAIAAHRDDVEQTCGGTLLAMHARGWSTGILDLTQGESGTRGTAEERQAEAEAAARILNVAHREALDLPDGNVENTFVNRLKIAAVIRRLRPRVVILPYWQGRHPDHYTSATLGYEACFVSGLSKVEIPGSTDAPHRPYKILYASLYADVRPSFVVDITPYIEQRLRSLLAYRSQYANQSTGGGLFVPEDEIRERTFSTARHYGLLAGVRYAEPFVQKEVGLVDDLMLLPVQSI, from the coding sequence ATGGACATTCTCGCCATCGCCGCGCATCGTGACGACGTTGAGCAGACATGCGGCGGTACCCTGCTTGCGATGCATGCCCGTGGCTGGTCTACGGGCATCCTCGATCTGACGCAGGGAGAAAGCGGCACACGCGGCACGGCGGAGGAGCGACAAGCCGAGGCCGAGGCTGCCGCACGCATCCTGAACGTCGCGCATCGTGAGGCGCTCGACCTGCCCGATGGTAACGTCGAGAATACTTTCGTCAACCGGCTCAAGATCGCTGCAGTCATCCGGCGTCTTCGCCCACGGGTCGTCATTCTTCCCTACTGGCAAGGACGGCATCCTGACCACTACACCTCAGCCACGCTTGGCTATGAAGCCTGCTTTGTCAGCGGACTCAGCAAGGTGGAGATACCCGGCAGCACCGATGCCCCGCATCGCCCGTACAAGATTCTCTACGCTTCGCTCTACGCCGATGTGCGGCCCAGCTTTGTCGTGGACATCACGCCATACATTGAGCAACGCCTGCGATCGCTACTAGCCTATCGCTCGCAGTACGCCAATCAATCTACCGGCGGCGGACTCTTCGTTCCGGAGGATGAGATTCGCGAGCGTACCTTCTCGACGGCGCGTCATTATGGACTGCTTGCGGGAGTCCGCTATGCCGAGCCCTTCGTGCAGAAGGAGGTCGGCCTCGTCGACGATCTGATGCTGCTTCCTGTACAGTCCATCTGA